The DNA sequence CTCGCAGCTCCACGCGGGTGACCTTCACGCCCCACTTCTCGGTGGCCTCGTCCAGCACGTTGCGCAGCTTGGAGTTGACCGTCTCACGGCTGGTGAGCGTCTGGTCCAGGGTGAGACCGCCCATGACGTTGCGCAGGTTCGTCATGGTGAGCTGCTCGATGGCGAGCGCCAGGTTCTCCACCTGGTAGAGGGCGCGGCCCGGGTCGACGATCTGGTAGTAGATGACCGAGCCGACCTCCATGTTGACGTTGTCATGGGTGATGACCTGGACGGTCTCGAAGCCCATGACCTGCTCGCGCAGGTCCACCAGCGTGTTGCGCGTGAAGCGGTTGCCCGCGCGCATCTCCATGGCGCGGGGGCTGTCCATGAAGGGGATGAGGATGTTGAGGCCGCTGGAGGCCACGTGGTGGAACTTCCCCAGCCGCTCCACGACCATCACCTTGGCCTGGGGAACGATGCGCACACCGGTGACAAGCCCGAACACGACGGCGGCCGCCGCGAAGAGCAAAACAATGGTCAGTCCCATCCTGCCGTCTCCTTCTTCTGCTGCGCGGATTGCAGCGCGACTTCGTGGGACGCCGACGGGCGTCGCACCCACAACTTGAGGCCTTCAATCTGCTCCACGGTGACGCGCTCGCCTTCGGGCAGGGGGCCCGACAGGGAGCGCGCCATCCACAGCTCGCCGTTGATGCGCACGGTGCCTCCGTGAGGATCGGACAGCGCCTCGGTCACCACGGCCTCCTGGCCCAGCATCGCCTCGGTGCCCGTCTTCAAATGCACCGCGTCGCGCATGAAAACGTGCTTGAAGATGGTGCGGGACGCGCCGAAGAGGGCGGCGGACACCAGCGTGAAGACGACGAGCTGGCCGTTGAAGCCCAGCCCCGCGCCGGCGGTGAGCGACGCCATCAGCGCGCCCACGGCGAACCAGAGGGTCACGAAGCCAGAGAGTTTGATCTCCAGCGCCCCCAGGACGATCGCGGCAATCAACCAGAGCTGCCAGGCGGTGGTGTCCATGAGGTCCTTGTTTGGCAGCCGCTTCGGCTTCCTGTCAAACCGGGCGGCCTGGGCATCAGGAATCCGTCCGAAGGAGGGTGGGTTCCCGGCAAGGACCTAAAGGGTCTGAAGCCAGGGGAAAAGCCGATGCCGTCCTTCGCCCTTCCTGGCGCCCGACTGTACTACGAGGGCACAAAAGGAAGGGGGGAACCGGTGCGCTTCGGCCACGATCCTTCGTGGGCCGCCCCCCTGTTCCGCCGGTAGGCGGAAGCCCCGAGGCGGCACTTCCGCTGCACCGTCCAAGCCCCCCGGGGCAGGGACGGAGCGAGCCTCCGCCCGGCGGCCCGGCCATCGACCTGCGCACGGTGCCCGAGGACGCGGTGCCGGTCATCCCAGCATGGGGCCGGGGAACTTCGGGGCGGCGGTGGAGACGCCATCGCGAGTAAAGACAAATCAAACGTCGAGACAAGGCAGTGGGAACTGGAGAACGTTTGTCTTCAATGCCGCACGGCGACAACCCACGACGTTGCGCTGTCTCCAAGCGGAGATCCAATCTAGCGCCTGAACGCCCGCTCAGTGTCTTAATCCGGTGTGAGCTACGCCGAGCTGGTGTGCCGGTCCCACTTCTCCTTTCTGCACGGCGCCTCCCATCCGGAGGAGCTGGTGGCCACCGCGGCGCGGCTGGGGCTGTCCGCGCTGGCGCTGACGGACCGGGACGGGTTGTACGGCGCGGTGAAGGCGCACCTCGCGGCGAAGGAGCACGGGGTGAAGCTGCTGCTGGGCGCGGAGCTGACGCTGGAGGACGGCCCCCCGGTGGTGGTGTACGCCCGTGACGCGGGCGGGTACGCGAACCTGTGCCGGTTGGTGTCCCACAGCCGGATGACGCACCCCAAGGGCGAGGCGGGCCTGCCCTGGCGCAAGCTGGCCGAGCACGCGTCGGGGCTGCTCGCGCTCCTGCCGGGCCCCGCGTCGCTGGAGGCGGTGGCCCCGCTGGCGGAGGCGTTTCCCGGCGGCTTCCACGTGGGCCTGAGCCGTTCGCTGTCCGCGGGGGACGCGGCCCGGGAGGCCCGGGCGGAGGCGCTGGCCCGCGCGCTGGGCGTGCCGCTGGTGGTGCACAACGACGTGCACACGCACCACCGCGAGCGGCAACCCCTGCAGGACGTGCTCACGGCGATCCGCCACGGGGTGCCGGTGGATCAGGCGGGCACGCGGCTGTTCCCGAACGCGGAGCGGACGCTGAAGTCACCGGGGGACATGGCGCGGCTGTTCGCGGATCGGCCGGAGGCGCTGGAGCAGACGGTGGAGCTGGCGTCGCGCTGTGGGGCCTCGCTGGACGCGCTGCGGTACCACTTTCCTGAAGAGGACCTGCCCGAAGGGCGCACGGCGGATACGCACCTGCGGGTGCTGACGGAGGCGGGCCTGCGCACGCGCTACCCGGGAGGCGTGCCGCCGGAGGTGACGAAGCAGATTGACCACGAGCTGCGGCTCATCGCCGCGATGGACTTCGCGGGGTACTTCCTGTCGCTGTGGGACATCGTGATGTTCGCGCGCGGGCGGGGCATCCTATGTCAGGGGCGGGGCAGCGCGGCGAACTCGGCGGTCTGCTACGCGCTGGGCATCACCGCCATTGATCCGGTGCGGATGGGGCTCCTGTTCGAGCGCTTCCTCAGCATGGAGCGCCGGGAGCCGCCGGACATCGACGTGGACTTCGAGCACGAGCGGCGCGAGGAGGTGCTGCAGTACGTCTACGAAAAGCACGGCCGTCAGAAGGCGGGCATGGTGTGCGAGGTGATCTGCTACCGGGGACGGCTCGCGCTCCGGGAGGCGGGCAAGGCGCTGGGGTTGTCGTTGGATCAGGTGGACCGGCTGTCGAGGGTCGCCTCCTCGCACGGCTTCCAGGTGACGCCGGAGGTGCTCCTGGAGGCGGGCCTGTCGCCGTCGGACGGGCGCGTGCTCCGGACGGTGTCGGTGGCGAAGGAGCTGGAGGGCGTCCCCCGCCACCTGTCCATCCACGTGGGCGGCTTCGTGATGACGCGCGAGCCGCTGGTGGACCTGGTGCCGGT is a window from the Corallococcus silvisoli genome containing:
- a CDS encoding NfeD family protein, which encodes MDTTAWQLWLIAAIVLGALEIKLSGFVTLWFAVGALMASLTAGAGLGFNGQLVVFTLVSAALFGASRTIFKHVFMRDAVHLKTGTEAMLGQEAVVTEALSDPHGGTVRINGELWMARSLSGPLPEGERVTVEQIEGLKLWVRRPSASHEVALQSAQQKKETAGWD